A genomic stretch from Engraulis encrasicolus isolate BLACKSEA-1 chromosome 10, IST_EnEncr_1.0, whole genome shotgun sequence includes:
- the LOC134457503 gene encoding complement C1q-like protein 2: protein MRAAISLLVLLLSMCGVQTEIPGTDASTQDVSTELKEMVVDLRATLRHTRDDIKVLEAENVAMKQRLVASESKALERALQDTKAEMKTLVDNLMKKNAAQETELTAVKTRLAASETKVENLEKEIRAAPKVAFSAGLRESGWGYTEAGSNDMNLVFKTVITNVGEAYSSTTGFFTAPVRGVYYFRFTVLDYLDSHFMSIILHKNGEKIMGLSEYDTDRYQTYLSSGLTLQLEKGDTVNLMLPKGKRLWDTYSNHYCTFSGFLLFPLCMPEDHHDHSPLI from the coding sequence atgagggctgccatctcactgctggtgctgctgctctccatgtgtggagttCAGACAGAGATCCCCGGCActgacgcctctacccaggacgtctctactgagctgaaggaaatggtggtggaccTGAGAGCAACACTACGACATACTCGAGATGACATTAAGGTTTTGGAGGCTGAGAATGTAGCAATGAAACAAAGGCTTGTGGCCAGTGAGAGTAAGGCTCTGGAGAGGGCGCTACAGGACACCAAAGCAGAAATGAAGACGCTGGTAGACAATCTGATGAAGAAAAATGCAGCACAAGAGAcagagctgacagcagtgaagaccagactggcagcTAGTGAAACTAAAGTGGAGAATCTGGAGAAAGAGATCAgagcagcacccaaggtggccttctcagcaggtctgAGGGAATCTGGATGGGGATACACAGAGGCTGGGAGTAATGACATGAACTTAGTGTTCAAGACAGTCATCACCAATGTAGGAGAGGCCTACAGCAGTACgactggcttcttcacagctccagtcaggggggtctactacttcaggttcactgttttGGATTATCTGGACTCACACTTCATGAGTATCATATTGCATAAGAATGGGGAGAAGATCATGGGGCTGTCTGAGTATGACACTGATAGATATCAGAcctatctgtccagtggcctgactctgcagctggagaagggagacacAGTAAACCTGATGCTACCAAAAGGCAAGAGACTCTGGGATACTTATTCTAATCACTactgcaccttcagtggcttcctgctcttccctctctgcatGCCAGAAGATCACCATGACCACTCACCACTCATTTAG